Proteins encoded together in one Anaerotignum propionicum DSM 1682 window:
- a CDS encoding MarR family winged helix-turn-helix transcriptional regulator: protein MYDFDKMDKRLIVFGYLFRVANRLQSKMDAQMKDLTAKQWFVILVLGLFEQPPTLKQLAAACDTSHQNTKQLVMKLAEKGFVTVHNDEKDGRSMRIKASEQWEQWDKDNEQIATQFIESMFSGVSMDEVADLSSSLMKIFDNLDNINGGT from the coding sequence ATGTACGATTTCGATAAGATGGATAAAAGGCTGATCGTATTTGGCTATCTGTTTCGCGTAGCTAATCGCCTTCAAAGCAAAATGGATGCGCAGATGAAAGACCTAACTGCCAAGCAATGGTTCGTAATTTTGGTATTGGGATTATTTGAACAGCCCCCCACGCTAAAGCAGCTTGCGGCAGCTTGCGATACTTCTCACCAGAACACAAAGCAACTTGTTATGAAGCTGGCCGAAAAGGGCTTTGTGACAGTTCATAACGACGAGAAAGACGGCAGGTCGATGCGGATAAAAGCAAGTGAGCAATGGGAGCAGTGGGATAAAGATAATGAACAAATTGCAACTCAATTTATTGAAAGCATGTTCTCTGGCGTGAGCATGGATGAAGTTGCAGATTTAAGCAGTTCGCTAATGAAGATATTTGATAATTTAGATAACATAAATGGAGGAACTTAA
- a CDS encoding ABC transporter ATP-binding protein, translated as MKMSLIQSSADLQFLDFIIYPQIQIKENSFSFIAGKSGCGKSTYLKILNRTIIPSAGTICYQGKDIQELPVLSYRKSVLLVPQEVFLFDGTIKDNFNNYFDARETERLTDEEMLKFLHICCTNFALTTDCKTLSGGEKQRVFLAIFLSCVPQVLLLDEPTAALDKKTSFELLSNIKEFCKQENITVVCICHNDELIQRFSDFTIRLGV; from the coding sequence ATGAAAATGTCATTAATTCAATCATCGGCAGATTTGCAGTTTTTGGATTTTATTATCTATCCCCAAATACAAATTAAAGAAAACAGTTTTTCATTTATTGCAGGAAAAAGCGGGTGCGGAAAAAGCACTTATCTCAAAATTTTGAACAGAACAATTATTCCTTCTGCGGGAACAATTTGTTATCAAGGGAAGGATATACAAGAATTGCCAGTACTGTCTTATCGAAAGAGTGTCCTGCTCGTGCCGCAGGAGGTGTTCCTTTTTGACGGAACAATTAAGGACAACTTCAATAATTACTTTGATGCAAGAGAAACCGAACGGCTTACAGATGAGGAAATGTTGAAGTTCTTGCATATCTGTTGTACCAATTTCGCCCTGACCACGGATTGCAAAACGCTTTCCGGCGGAGAAAAGCAGCGTGTGTTTTTGGCGATTTTTCTTTCATGTGTTCCGCAGGTGCTTTTGCTGGATGAGCCGACTGCAGCATTGGATAAAAAAACATCGTTCGAGCTACTGTCTAATATCAAAGAATTTTGCAAGCAGGAAAATATCACAGTGGTATGTATTTGCCACAACGATGAACTAATTCAAAGATTCTCGGATTTTACAATTCGATTGGGGGTATAG
- a CDS encoding thioredoxin family protein — translation MALFGFGKKKNTEKELVVQCGCEGMCKPSEIAAKKDVDTENIKSSHCCCEEAETMAETEKVKVSGLSVKVLGSGCTKCNQLETATLEALKELEMDTTIDHVTDFTQIAAYGVMTTPALVVNGKVVSFGKVLKKDEVVKILQKVRG, via the coding sequence ATGGCATTGTTTGGTTTTGGTAAAAAGAAAAATACAGAGAAAGAACTGGTTGTTCAGTGTGGTTGCGAAGGAATGTGCAAACCCTCCGAAATTGCTGCAAAGAAAGATGTCGACACAGAAAATATAAAAAGTTCCCACTGTTGCTGTGAAGAAGCAGAAACCATGGCAGAAACTGAAAAGGTAAAAGTCAGCGGATTATCCGTTAAAGTGTTGGGTTCTGGCTGTACAAAGTGCAATCAACTGGAAACTGCTACTTTGGAAGCGTTGAAAGAGCTTGAAATGGATACCACCATTGATCATGTGACGGACTTTACGCAAATTGCCGCTTATGGCGTAATGACTACCCCTGCTCTTGTGGTGAACGGAAAGGTGGTTTCCTTTGGTAAGGTGCTGAAAAAAGATGAAGTTGTTAAAATTCTTCAAAAAGTAAGGGGGTAA
- a CDS encoding DUF5131 family protein, with amino-acid sequence MNWEPWTGCYQMSDGCKYCYFYGPHGKRYGQNTIQKTDKFDWPIRKNTKGEYNIKGNKILATCFATDFFLPEADEWRKDAWSIIKQRIDIDFLILTKRIDRFNVSLPSDWGDGYDNVNIGCTVENQALADYRLPLFLSYPIKRRFVACSPLLEAIDLSAYLHGIDHVTVCGESGRDARECDYDWVLDIHEQCVKANATFWFKGTGTYFKQDGTVKKINPFKQGSIASELGINISNGKKLF; translated from the coding sequence ATGAATTGGGAGCCTTGGACAGGATGCTACCAAATGAGTGATGGATGCAAATATTGCTATTTTTATGGACCGCATGGGAAACGCTACGGTCAAAATACCATACAGAAAACAGATAAATTCGATTGGCCTATCAGGAAAAATACTAAGGGTGAATATAATATTAAAGGAAATAAAATCCTTGCCACCTGTTTTGCCACTGACTTTTTTCTGCCTGAAGCCGATGAGTGGCGCAAAGACGCTTGGAGCATTATAAAACAAAGAATCGATATCGATTTTCTAATTCTAACAAAACGAATTGACCGATTCAACGTTTCATTGCCCTCCGATTGGGGTGACGGCTATGACAATGTTAATATTGGTTGCACCGTGGAGAATCAAGCTTTGGCAGATTATCGTCTCCCTTTGTTTTTGTCTTATCCAATAAAACGTCGTTTTGTTGCTTGCTCCCCTCTTTTGGAAGCCATTGATTTGTCAGCCTATCTACATGGAATTGACCATGTTACAGTATGCGGCGAAAGTGGGCGTGATGCTCGTGAATGCGATTATGATTGGGTACTGGATATACATGAGCAATGTGTAAAAGCAAATGCTACATTTTGGTTCAAAGGAACAGGAACATATTTTAAACAAGATGGTACGGTGAAAAAAATAAATCCGTTTAAGCAAGGGAGCATTGCAAGTGAACTGGGCATTAACATTTCAAACGGAAAGAAATTGTTTTGA
- a CDS encoding permease, which produces METLKSMWLFFQDQVLGMKWLNALMGNLLSLFGLDVTGRIGGSVQFFIYDVLKITVLLCVLIFIISYIQSYFPPERSKKIMSRFHGVWANIMAALLGTVTPFCSCSSIPLFIGFTSAGLPLGVTFSFLISSPMVDLGSLVLLMSIFGAKVAIVYVVVGLIIAVIGGTLIEKLHMENYVEDFIRSANSVDIEAPDLTRKERIIYAKEQVGSTFKKVLPYILIGVGIGAIIHNWIPESWIEMILGSNNPFGVVLATLLGVPMYADIFGTIPVAEALLYKGAQLGTVLSFMMAVTTLSLPSIIMLRKAVKPKLLVTFISICTIGIIIIGYLFNIFQYLLL; this is translated from the coding sequence ATGGAAACCCTTAAGTCTATGTGGCTGTTCTTTCAAGACCAAGTGCTTGGAATGAAATGGCTAAATGCTCTAATGGGCAATCTGCTCTCGCTTTTTGGTCTTGATGTAACAGGACGAATCGGCGGCAGTGTTCAATTCTTTATCTACGATGTACTAAAAATCACCGTGCTACTATGTGTACTGATTTTCATTATCTCGTATATCCAAAGCTACTTCCCTCCGGAGCGTAGTAAAAAAATAATGAGCCGCTTTCACGGCGTGTGGGCAAATATCATGGCAGCTTTACTTGGTACAGTAACGCCATTTTGCTCTTGCTCCTCTATTCCGCTGTTTATTGGCTTTACCAGTGCAGGGCTGCCACTTGGGGTAACCTTTTCGTTTTTGATTTCCTCTCCCATGGTAGACCTTGGCTCTTTGGTTTTACTTATGAGCATCTTTGGTGCAAAGGTTGCTATTGTTTATGTAGTTGTAGGCCTAATTATTGCGGTTATTGGTGGTACTCTGATCGAAAAACTCCATATGGAAAACTATGTGGAGGACTTCATCCGCTCGGCAAACAGCGTAGATATTGAAGCTCCTGACTTAACCCGAAAAGAGCGTATCATTTATGCCAAGGAACAGGTGGGGTCAACTTTCAAAAAAGTACTGCCTTACATTCTCATTGGTGTTGGAATTGGTGCAATCATTCACAATTGGATTCCTGAAAGTTGGATTGAAATGATCCTGGGTAGCAATAATCCATTTGGTGTAGTATTGGCAACCCTCCTTGGTGTTCCCATGTACGCCGATATTTTCGGAACCATACCAGTGGCCGAAGCGTTGCTATACAAAGGCGCACAGCTTGGTACTGTTCTCTCCTTCATGATGGCAGTAACAACACTGAGCCTTCCATCCATAATTATGTTACGTAAGGCAGTAAAACCTAAACTTCTGGTTACATTTATTTCCATATGTACAATTGGTATTATTATTATCGGCTATCTTTTTAATATATTTCAGTATTTACTGTTATAA
- a CDS encoding PadR family transcriptional regulator, with protein sequence MQAPVLRKLFLAFIEIHILHHAAKEPIYGTWMIEELKHHGYEISAGTIYPIFHNLEKAGLLVSKSENVNGKTRKYYTITELGIDVLGKAKVKIKELTHEL encoded by the coding sequence ATGCAAGCACCTGTACTTAGAAAATTGTTTTTGGCTTTTATTGAAATTCATATTTTGCATCACGCTGCCAAGGAACCTATTTACGGCACTTGGATGATTGAGGAATTAAAGCATCACGGATATGAAATTAGTGCAGGAACAATTTATCCAATATTCCACAACCTTGAAAAAGCCGGGCTGCTCGTGTCAAAAAGTGAAAACGTAAATGGTAAAACCCGAAAATACTATACCATAACAGAACTTGGAATTGATGTATTAGGCAAAGCGAAGGTTAAAATTAAAGAACTAACACATGAATTATGA
- a CDS encoding FAD-binding oxidoreductase has product MNYEKETELTGRIVLPNDPQYNQARSEFNTFFNRFPLVIVFARETQDVINAIRWARCRDVPIRVRSGRHNYEGLSVVDAGIVIDVSEMKRVDLDSESGIVTIQTGLRDFELAEVLGKEGLVVPPGLCPTTGIGGFTLGGGQSSLSRQWGLAIDSLLGVEMVDANGCVLYADARHNCDLFWALRGGGGGNFGVCTSFRFQTHHIDTVAYARIDWEIQDLKLVLQVWQQYTVPGADKRLTPLLSIVSGQQPLLLMQGVFLGSENELRSLLQPLLMSSPPKEVTIEEMPWLEAAALIGATQPDAPESFKSVGPFVEQLLPDKAIDIISHFISEAPSSITASVLFHGLGGAVAEIADTDTAYFYRKALSNMSPWATWDVPEGAAQGIRWVEDFRKAMLPYTCGVYVNTPDLLIENWPEEYYGCNFERLTQIKAKYDPLNVFHYPQSIPPDFCD; this is encoded by the coding sequence ATGAATTATGAAAAGGAGACGGAATTAACTGGACGTATCGTTTTGCCTAATGATCCACAGTATAATCAGGCTCGCAGTGAATTTAATACCTTCTTTAATAGATTTCCATTGGTTATTGTATTTGCTAGAGAAACACAGGATGTAATAAATGCTATACGCTGGGCACGATGCAGGGATGTGCCGATCCGTGTACGCTCTGGCCGCCATAACTACGAAGGACTATCGGTTGTTGACGCCGGAATCGTTATTGATGTCAGTGAGATGAAGCGGGTTGATTTGGATAGTGAGTCTGGCATCGTCACGATCCAGACAGGCCTGCGTGACTTCGAACTGGCAGAGGTACTGGGGAAGGAAGGGCTGGTAGTACCGCCCGGCCTTTGCCCGACCACTGGAATTGGAGGATTTACCCTAGGTGGCGGACAAAGCAGTTTGTCTAGGCAATGGGGATTGGCCATTGACAGCTTACTTGGGGTGGAAATGGTCGATGCGAACGGCTGTGTACTCTATGCAGATGCCAGACACAATTGTGATTTATTCTGGGCATTGCGTGGAGGTGGAGGTGGTAACTTTGGTGTTTGTACCTCATTCCGCTTCCAAACGCACCATATTGATACGGTTGCTTATGCACGGATTGATTGGGAGATTCAGGATCTTAAACTGGTACTTCAGGTCTGGCAACAATACACAGTACCAGGTGCCGACAAGAGACTTACACCACTGCTATCGATTGTTTCAGGCCAGCAACCGCTATTATTAATGCAAGGCGTTTTTCTTGGGTCAGAGAACGAGCTGCGAAGTCTGCTACAACCTCTGCTGATGTCTAGCCCACCCAAAGAGGTTACCATCGAAGAGATGCCATGGCTTGAAGCAGCGGCTCTGATAGGAGCTACTCAGCCAGATGCACCGGAATCTTTCAAGAGCGTGGGACCCTTTGTTGAGCAGTTATTACCAGATAAAGCAATTGATATTATATCGCATTTCATTAGTGAAGCACCGTCCAGCATTACAGCCTCCGTACTATTTCATGGCTTGGGCGGAGCGGTAGCTGAAATTGCCGACACGGATACGGCATATTTTTATCGCAAGGCTCTATCTAATATGTCACCCTGGGCTACATGGGATGTCCCGGAGGGAGCTGCACAGGGCATTCGTTGGGTGGAGGATTTCCGTAAAGCCATGCTTCCTTACACATGCGGAGTGTATGTCAATACTCCTGATCTGCTGATTGAGAACTGGCCGGAGGAATACTATGGCTGCAACTTTGAACGTTTGACCCAGATAAAGGCAAAATATGACCCTTTGAACGTTTTCCATTATCCCCAAAGTATACCACCAGATTTCTGTGACTAA
- a CDS encoding ABC transporter permease: protein MNPVIQFQIRQFLLIYLLLIVVALIMRKCKIDQTKLLILASIKMTVQLVLAGLILTYIFQNPHPVFTMTYLFSMISFSIHRVLSKNKDLSKRFKAVIAASITFSGIFVIVYFVCAVVGESVFNPQYVIPISGMIMGNTMTGVSLGVKTFRELMDGQRIKIHALLCIGASPSTILLPFVKQALETAMLPTLNSMVGMGIVSLPGMMTGQILAGTLPTTAILYQIAIMIAICTVVTCSCFGTLFFGYKTLYDKNTQIICE, encoded by the coding sequence ATGAATCCTGTGATTCAATTTCAAATACGACAGTTTCTATTAATCTATCTTCTTCTGATTGTCGTGGCGCTTATTATGCGAAAATGTAAAATTGACCAGACCAAACTTTTAATTTTAGCAAGCATAAAAATGACAGTACAGCTTGTGCTGGCAGGTCTGATTCTAACCTACATTTTTCAAAACCCACACCCTGTATTTACTATGACATATCTTTTCTCGATGATTTCCTTTTCCATTCATAGGGTGCTGTCAAAAAACAAAGATCTTAGCAAGCGATTCAAAGCAGTGATAGCTGCATCCATAACCTTTTCCGGTATCTTTGTAATTGTATATTTTGTATGCGCGGTTGTAGGCGAAAGCGTCTTTAACCCGCAGTATGTAATCCCCATCTCAGGCATGATTATGGGGAATACCATGACCGGCGTTTCTCTAGGTGTCAAGACTTTTCGTGAATTGATGGATGGGCAGCGGATTAAGATTCATGCATTACTCTGTATCGGTGCATCTCCTTCTACAATCTTACTTCCATTTGTCAAACAAGCATTGGAAACAGCAATGCTGCCTACACTTAATTCTATGGTTGGAATGGGAATTGTATCTCTACCGGGTATGATGACAGGCCAGATTTTAGCAGGCACACTGCCCACAACTGCAATTCTCTATCAAATTGCTATTATGATTGCGATCTGTACAGTTGTAACTTGCTCATGTTTTGGTACCTTATTTTTTGGCTATAAGACTTTGTATGACAAAAACACACAGATTATATGTGAGTAA
- a CDS encoding flavodoxin domain-containing protein, with protein sequence MPRKILVTYTSKYGSTRKYAEWIASALSADLFDAQRIEPKALSQYDVIIYGGGLYAGGIAGVKLVTQNSCENLIVFTVGLADPNTTDYSAILNKNFTPELLAKTKFFHLRGGIDYKKLGPIHKVMMAMMKGMIQRKPESEREPEDKEFLNTYNSKVNFEDRQTIDSVITYVNDL encoded by the coding sequence ATGCCTAGAAAAATTTTAGTCACATATACATCGAAGTACGGCTCAACGCGTAAGTATGCTGAATGGATTGCTTCGGCACTAAGTGCAGATTTGTTTGATGCCCAAAGGATTGAACCAAAAGCTCTAAGTCAATACGACGTCATTATATATGGGGGCGGTTTGTACGCAGGAGGTATCGCAGGTGTAAAATTGGTTACCCAAAATTCCTGCGAAAATCTTATTGTGTTTACCGTTGGATTAGCCGACCCCAACACAACAGACTACAGTGCAATCCTAAATAAGAACTTCACACCAGAGCTTCTCGCAAAAACAAAATTCTTCCATCTGCGCGGTGGGATTGACTACAAAAAGCTTGGTCCTATCCATAAAGTCATGATGGCTATGATGAAGGGCATGATTCAAAGAAAACCGGAATCTGAGCGAGAACCAGAGGACAAAGAATTTCTTAACACTTATAATTCAAAAGTAAATTTTGAGGATAGGCAAACTATAGATTCGGTAATCACCTATGTGAATGACTTATAA
- the arsB gene encoding ACR3 family arsenite efflux transporter, which translates to MKEDKIQDIGFFQKYLSVWVALCMAAGVLIGKFLPAVPAFLGQFEYARVSLPVAILIWVMIYPMMMKVDFQSIKNVGKNPKGLFVTWVTNWLIKPFTMYAIATLFFYVVFKGFIAPDLAKEYLAGAVLLGAAPCTAMVFVWSTLTKGNPAYTVVQVATNDLIILIAFVPIVKFLLGVSNVSVPWDTLILSVVLFVVIPLAGGILTHMLVTKHKGAEYFENTFVHKFDNVTSVGLLLTLVLLFSFQGDVILRNPLHILLIAVPLVLQTFLIFFIAYFACKCLKLPHNIAAPAGMIGASNFFELSVAVAIALFGTTSPAALATVVGVLTEVPVMLFLVKIANKTKGWFSV; encoded by the coding sequence ATGAAGGAAGATAAAATACAAGACATTGGTTTCTTTCAAAAATACCTCAGCGTATGGGTTGCACTCTGCATGGCGGCAGGTGTTCTGATTGGGAAATTTCTGCCTGCTGTTCCGGCTTTTTTAGGGCAATTTGAATATGCCAGAGTGTCCCTTCCTGTTGCAATACTTATTTGGGTAATGATATATCCCATGATGATGAAAGTGGATTTTCAGAGCATAAAAAACGTTGGCAAAAACCCCAAGGGATTATTTGTTACATGGGTAACCAATTGGCTCATCAAACCTTTCACCATGTACGCTATTGCTACACTGTTTTTCTATGTTGTTTTTAAGGGCTTTATTGCCCCAGACCTAGCTAAGGAGTATCTGGCTGGTGCGGTGCTCTTAGGTGCTGCACCCTGCACAGCGATGGTATTTGTGTGGAGTACACTCACAAAAGGAAATCCTGCTTATACGGTAGTACAGGTGGCAACAAACGATTTAATTATCTTGATTGCCTTTGTGCCGATTGTAAAGTTTCTGCTGGGCGTTTCTAATGTGTCCGTACCTTGGGATACATTGATTTTATCAGTGGTCCTGTTTGTAGTAATTCCGTTAGCAGGTGGAATTTTGACCCATATGCTAGTAACAAAGCATAAGGGAGCAGAGTATTTTGAAAACACCTTTGTCCATAAATTTGATAACGTCACCAGCGTAGGGTTATTGCTCACTTTGGTGCTGCTTTTTTCATTTCAAGGTGATGTAATTCTGCGTAACCCGTTGCATATCTTACTAATTGCCGTTCCGCTAGTGCTGCAAACATTTCTCATTTTCTTCATAGCTTATTTTGCCTGCAAATGTTTAAAGTTGCCTCACAACATTGCCGCCCCTGCGGGTATGATTGGAGCTTCCAACTTTTTTGAGCTGTCGGTTGCCGTAGCAATTGCATTATTCGGCACTACCTCCCCTGCGGCACTTGCCACTGTAGTGGGCGTTTTGACTGAGGTTCCGGTCATGCTATTCCTTGTAAAAATCGCCAACAAAACGAAAGGATGGTTTTCAGTATGA
- a CDS encoding AraC family transcriptional regulator, with the protein MIANEYINRAIDYILDHINENISVDDIASHCNFSKYYFSRMFKIETGESIHEFIKRVKMEQSAFRIKIEKGRSITDIGCDYGFSSSNYSSAFKQHHKLSPIQFRRCIKQKSLLNPVFRNSIGLESFEECDKKISIEILEDFLVIYERHKGTYRNLSEHWGVFQEKNKDYITDKTLLLERTYDDPSITKIEECLYDICITVPEGCTLENTYVLKGGKFAIYHFKGLVNQIYSSFQNIFNVWLPQSNFEIDNRYGFEIYRKIDCDSMFMEIDLCIPIK; encoded by the coding sequence ATGATAGCAAATGAATATATAAATCGTGCAATAGATTACATCTTAGATCACATCAATGAGAATATATCTGTTGATGACATTGCTTCTCACTGCAATTTTTCAAAATATTACTTTTCCAGAATGTTTAAAATAGAAACCGGAGAAAGCATCCATGAATTTATCAAACGAGTAAAAATGGAGCAGAGTGCGTTTCGTATAAAAATTGAAAAAGGCAGAAGTATTACAGATATCGGCTGTGATTACGGGTTCAGCTCATCAAATTACAGTTCTGCTTTTAAACAACATCATAAATTATCTCCCATTCAATTTAGACGCTGCATTAAGCAAAAATCTTTATTAAATCCGGTTTTTCGAAATTCCATTGGTTTAGAGTCATTTGAAGAGTGCGACAAAAAGATTTCCATAGAAATTCTTGAGGATTTTCTTGTTATATACGAGCGTCATAAAGGAACTTATAGGAACTTATCGGAGCATTGGGGAGTTTTTCAAGAAAAAAATAAGGATTATATTACTGATAAAACCCTGCTTCTTGAACGCACCTATGATGACCCTTCTATTACAAAAATAGAAGAATGTCTATATGACATATGTATAACCGTCCCCGAAGGCTGCACCCTTGAAAATACCTATGTGCTAAAAGGCGGAAAATTTGCTATTTATCACTTTAAAGGCTTGGTAAATCAGATATACAGCTCTTTTCAAAATATATTTAATGTGTGGTTGCCCCAGAGTAACTTTGAAATTGACAATCGATATGGCTTTGAAATTTACAGAAAGATAGATTGTGATTCCATGTTTATGGAAATTGACCTTTGTATCCCAATCAAATAA
- a CDS encoding arsenate reductase ArsC — MNKPKIAFICVHNSCRSQIAEALGKHLAADVFESYSAGTETKPQINQDAVRLMKQFYGIDMEQNQRSKLLEEIPQVDIVVTMGCNVQCPFLPCKHREDWGLDDPSGKDDAVFTETISLIQNKILDMKERIQKYEL, encoded by the coding sequence ATGAATAAACCGAAAATAGCATTTATTTGTGTGCACAACTCATGCCGTAGTCAGATAGCTGAAGCACTGGGCAAACACCTCGCCGCCGATGTTTTTGAAAGCTATTCTGCCGGAACGGAAACCAAGCCGCAGATTAATCAGGATGCAGTGCGTTTAATGAAACAGTTTTATGGCATTGATATGGAACAGAACCAGCGTAGCAAGCTCCTTGAGGAGATTCCACAAGTGGACATCGTGGTGACAATGGGCTGCAATGTGCAATGTCCTTTTTTGCCATGTAAACATCGAGAGGATTGGGGATTGGACGATCCCAGCGGGAAAGACGATGCAGTTTTCACAGAAACAATCTCATTGATTCAAAACAAAATCTTAGATATGAAAGAGCGTATTCAAAAATATGAACTGTAA
- a CDS encoding MmcQ/YjbR family DNA-binding protein codes for MADIENSVTPWPEETMKNYLWLDEYLQKQPATVKEFQPAWQAYKYLLGGKMYAYIGINEQNGRPIITLKLEPMYSDMLRKQYDNIVPGYYMNKVHWSTVYLDSEIPHEVLADMVRASHKLVFSLLSKKIQRDILGE; via the coding sequence ATGGCAGACATAGAGAACAGCGTAACACCGTGGCCGGAAGAAACAATGAAAAACTACCTCTGGTTAGATGAATATTTGCAAAAGCAACCGGCAACTGTAAAGGAATTTCAACCCGCATGGCAAGCATACAAATATCTACTTGGGGGCAAAATGTACGCCTATATCGGCATAAACGAACAAAATGGACGCCCCATTATTACCTTGAAACTGGAACCCATGTATAGTGATATGCTACGCAAGCAGTACGATAACATCGTGCCGGGTTATTATATGAACAAAGTACACTGGAGTACTGTGTATCTAGACAGTGAAATTCCCCATGAGGTGCTTGCCGATATGGTGCGTGCTTCTCATAAATTAGTGTTTTCGTTGTTAAGCAAGAAAATACAGAGGGATATATTGGGAGAATAA
- a CDS encoding ArsR/SmtB family transcription factor has translation MELTPEKNAKVFKAFCDEKRLAILELLRSGEKCACVLIEQMEIGQSSLSYHMKILCESGIVESRQEGKWTHYKISEQGSQEAILLLKAITTPNVITEDTLCYN, from the coding sequence TTGGAACTTACTCCGGAAAAAAACGCAAAGGTGTTCAAAGCTTTTTGTGATGAAAAGCGGCTTGCCATTTTGGAGCTTTTACGTAGCGGTGAAAAATGTGCTTGTGTTTTAATAGAACAAATGGAAATCGGACAGTCCTCCTTGTCCTATCACATGAAGATTCTATGTGAATCCGGTATTGTTGAAAGTAGACAGGAAGGCAAGTGGACTCACTATAAAATCAGTGAACAAGGCAGCCAAGAGGCTATTCTCCTCTTAAAAGCAATTACCACTCCAAATGTAATCACTGAAGATACACTTTGTTACAATTAA